The stretch of DNA GCGAGAACAAATGCTCCGGAAAATCCGCCATCGGGACCCACCCCCACCGCACCACGCGAGCCCGCACCCGCGGTGATGCGCACCGACATCTCTGCACCAGCGGCAGCGCGGTGGCACAGACTCACGCGCGCCAGTAACCCGTGATCACGACAGGTCGAGACGACTGTACTGCACCGGCCAAACATGCCGAAGGCGAACAGAAAACTCGGTCACCGCCGGAGAAAAGCCACCATGCGATGGCCACCGTCATAGCGGTCGGGTGGTGTGGTGTTGCCAGCCGTGGGTGCGGTCGCAGGTGATGCGGTGGAGCCGGTCGGCTTCGGCGGAGTGCAGCAGGCACAGCGCCTCGTGGTGGGTGGCCCAGTGGATCTCGGCGATCTCGGTGGGGTCCGGGATCGGGACGGTGGCGCCGACGATGTCGGCGTTGAAGATGAAATGGATCTTGTTGTGGCCGCTTGTTGCTTCGGCTTCGGACCAGCCGGCCCAGGCGAGGTTGCCGGGCCGGACGGTGATCGCGAGTTCTTCGTGGATTTCGCGGACCATCGCCGCGGGTGGCGAGTCGGGGCCGAAGCTCTCGCAGCGCCCGCCCGGTAGCGAGAACGCTTCGTCGTCGGGTCCACGGACGAGCAGGATGCGCTGGTTGTGGCCGCGGATGAGCGCGGCGGCGCGGACGGCGAGTGTAGGGCGCGGTTGGCTCGCGGGAATCCAGTCGCGCAGCACCGTCACGGCGCCGGCGAGATCGGCCGCGGTGCGGAACCGATCGGCTGCGGCGATCCGGGGCAAGCGAGCGTGGTCGCGGTGGGCCCATAGGGCGCGTGCTCCGGCGAGCAGGGGCGCGTGGATGTCGTCGTGGAGCGTGTCGCCGACGTGGACGATCTCGGCGACGTCAATGCCGTGGCCCGCGGCGATGTGCTCGAAGGCGGCCGGGCCGTTTCCTTGCACCAGGCCGGTGTCGCAGGAGAAATAGGCGCCGTCGAGCAGGTGCCCGAGTTCGGCGAGCACCGCGGTGATGTGCGCGCGGTCGGCGGCGGAAAGGTTCGAGCACACCACCATCCGCACGTTCGGGCAGGCGTCACGGAGTCCGGCCAGCAAGGCCCGCGCGGTCGGGTCGATCCGGAGCGGACGCGGGGCGCACACGAGGTCGCGAACCTGCCTGATCGGCACGTCGAGGTCGTCGGCGACCTCCTGGAGCAGTTCCTCGGTGAGGTCCGCAGCCGGGTGCAGTCGGCGGCGGACGACGGCCGCGACCGTGGCCGGGTCTTTCGGGCAAGCCGCGGTCAACGCGGCACCGAGGCTCGGACCGGCCGTGCGCCCGAGCAGCCCGTCGACGTCCAGGGACACCAGGCCGATACCAGCGGTCATGGCCGTGCCTTCCGATCAGGCCAGCGTGCTGCACGCGGCGGGCAGCTGTCGGTGCGAATACCGGGATCAGGGTTCATCGCTGGCCGAGCCGGGTCAGGAGGGCATCGAGGTCAGCCCGCGCTGTCCGGAGTCGCTCGCACCATTCCGCCAAGGACACGGACTCGTGCGGGGTTGGCGAGTCCGGCTGGTGCGGGAACAGCTCGGCGGTGTCGCTGCAGCTGCCTGTGGCGCCGGGCACGAAGTAGCCCTTTTCGTAGGCCCAGACGATCAGGTGGGCGCGCGATCTCGCGCCGGCGAGCACGCCGATGTGATGCAGGTGTGTTTTGACCGTGGCTTCGGTCAGGAAGGCGCGCTCGGCGATCTGTTTGTTGGTCAGCCCGTGGGCCAGCCAGTGCACGACGGGCAGCTCGGCGAGGGTCAGTTCGGCGTCGAGGTTCAGCGCGGGCGGTGTCCTCTCGGAGGTACCGTCGGGCACATCGGACACAAAGCCTTGAACGTGTCCGACTCCGCCTCCATCATCGAGCAACACGCCGACGATCACGCACGAAAGGAAACACAGTGATCTTCGACAACTGGAAGAAATCGAGCCGCAGCGGAACTAGCGGTGGCAACTGTCTCGAAGTAGGGAAATCCTTTGATCAGCGCGCCTTCCGAGACAGCAAGACTGGAGAGGAAAGCCCTATTTTAGTTGTAAACAAAAAGCAGTACAGGGCTTTTATTAGCGCCGTAAAGCGAAACCACTCCTGACGGATCAAAAGGTCTCTTATCTGGACATCCGAGCAGTACGGGTCCTCTCAAAGAGGTGCACGATCCCAACTGAGTTTTCCGGTGAGCGAAGACCACGGCTAGCGAGCCGAACGGGAGCTGTGTGGAAGTCAGCTACGCGACGGCGCTCGCCGGGAACTTGCGAGCACGGTAGGGAGCAAACATGAACACCTCGGACTTCACCCAGGCGACCTGGCGCAAGTCCAGCCGAAGCGGCGGCGACGGCGGGGCCTGCGTCGAGGTCGCGACCATCCCAGCGGCCACCGGCGTCCGGGACAGCAAGCTCGGCTGATCGTCTGCGGGCCGAGCGGCCGGGCTACGGCGCGCACGGGTGCCGACTCGTGGGCTGACAACCTCGTCTGAGGAGCTACCACTGGTCACATTGTCACTTTACTGTGCGGTAAAGCCATGCTACATCTTTACCGTCTGGTAATGGATGGTGCAGGTCACCGTGCTGGTTGCGTGGAAAATGGAGAATGCCGATGCCTCGGGAACGAGCACGAGCATTGGTAGCTGTCACTGCCGCGGTAGTCGCGGCCATACCGATGATCGGGAGCTCACCGGCCGCCGCGAACGCGGCGGTGGGCGGTGCGGCCACCAGGGCGGACGGATCGGCGGCGAAGCAGTGTGCGTTGCCGGGCGCAGACGGGGCTGCTTCGGCCGCACCGGAACACGAGCACCTGGACCCAGCGGCGGTGCGGCAAGCGATCGACTATGCAAGCACACACTTGCGCACGTCGGTGCAGATTTTCCGGAACAACTGCCGCGTCGGCGCGGGCCCGCTGGACCCGGTGACCGAGCAGGCTCCATGGAATGTCTGGAGTTCCACCAAGAGCGTGGTCTCGATGCTGACCGGGATCGCCGCAGACCGGCACCAGCTTGAACTTGACGATCCGATCGGTAAGTACCTGCCCAGGGGGCCGGAGTGGGGCGATGCCGCGCACCGTGCGATCACCATCCGGCAACTGCTCACTGAGACATCAGGACTGCAGGAAGCGATCTTGTCCGAAGCCGCCACGACCGGCACCGACCCGAACGTGGCCCAGGAGGCGCTCGCGCAACCGCTGACCCACCGGCCGGGAACGCATTTCGAATACAGCCAACGCACCCCTGACCTGCTGGCCTACGTGGTGCAGCGCGCGGTCGACACTGATCTACAAGCCTTCGCGCAACACGCGCTGTTCGACCCCATCGGTATCCCGCACTCCAGCTATTTCTGGCTGCGGGACCGCTCCGGCAACTCCTACGGCTACGCCCACCTGTTCATCCCGCCGGACCAGTTCGCCAAGCTCGGTCTGCTCATGCAGAACAACGGCGCCTGGAACGACCACCAGGTGATCTCGCCTGGTTACATGCACCAGGTCGCGCAACCCACCACCACCAACGGGTGCTATGGGCAGCTGTTTTGGACCAACGCCGGCAAGCCCTGCACCGGCGCCAACATTCCCAACGCGCAAACCGTCGACCGCAGGGCGATCCCCAGCGCACCACGCGACGCTTACGCCATGGTGGGCGCCTTCCACCAGAACAACTTCGTCATCCCGAGTCTGAACATGACGGTGACTTGGACCGGAATGCTCGGCGACACCGCCCCCAACCTGCAAGGCATCGCCAGTGCACAACCCGCGGACCTGTACTACAACTTCTTCCGCATCCTCATGCGCGGCGTCAAGGATCACCACATCCCCGACCCCGGGCCCTACACTCCGCCACCTCTTGATCTCGACGTCAACCCTCTCAACTACGCCGACCCGCGCGTGCTGCTGCATGACCTCGCGCCCAACCCCGAGTGCAACCTCCTGGTCTGCAACGACACCATCCCCCTCCAAGGGCTCGCTCAAAACGGCCAAGCGATCAGCCGCAACCTCCTCAGCACCCTCTCCGCAGGGCAGTAGAGTGTAGTCCCATTCGATTTTCGGGGCTGTTAAGGAAACGGCGCAGGCCGGAAACACCGTTCGACCGACACTCCCCGTCGGTGCGACGGCGGAATCCATGTTCAGAGCAGAACCTCTTTGCCTGCCTGGAGGACATGAACAGGGTTTCGTAGGGCTTGTAGGTCGTGAACAGGGTTTCCGTGAACGGCAAGGATGTCTGCGGCGTGTCCGGGCCGGAGCGCTCCGGTGATGCCTTGGAGACCGATGTGGTGGGCGCTGGTGGTGGTGGCGAGTTCGAGGATGTCGGCGTTGGAGAAGCCGATGTGTTCGTAGAGTTCGAGGGTGCTGACCGGGTCGCCGTGTTGGGAGATGGGGACTCCGGCGTCGCTTCCGAAGATCAGGGGCACGCCGTTGCTGGTGAGCCATCGGAGTCGGTGGGCGATGGATTCGGCGCGTTGTGGCCCGAGCTTTTCCCACATCTGGCGCCATCCGGTGGGCAATGCGGGCGAGGCGGCGATGCCGGAGGCGACCATGCGTTTGGCGACGATGTCGCGGAGGTCCGGGACACTGTTCCGACCGAGGAACGTGCAGTGTTCGATGGTGTCGAAGTCGGCCTCGACGGCGGCGGCGATGGTGTCGTTCTCGATGAGGAGCGCGCCTGGCGCGAACTGTTGTCCGCGGGCGCACAAGGCGCTTGTGCCGAACAAGTCGCCGTCCCCGCCGAAGACCTCGTCACGGTGCCCGACGGCCTCGGGCTCACCGCGGCCACCGCGGTCCGCCCCGCTGGTCGTGCCGTCTGGTAGCGGCCTGGGCCTGATGCTGGTGCAGCTCGCCCGCCTAGCCGGTGGCACCGTCATCGCCGCAGCACGGGGCACCGAGCAGCTCGCGGCGGCGACCGTTGCCGGGGCCGCACGGGTCGTCGACGCCGCGAGCAGCGACTGGACGGTCCAGCTCGGTGAACCCGTGAACGTGGTTCTCGACGGGGTCGGCGACGCTCTCGGCCGCGCCGCGTTCGAGCTCGTCGCAAGCGGTGGTCGCTACCTCAGCTACAGCGGTGAGCCCGGCCCGGAACCCGACGAGGCCCGTCGACGTGGCGTGACCCCGTTCGGCACCGAGGTCGTCCACCTCGGAAGTAGCGGAGCGACTCCCAGGCTGACCGAACGAGTCCTCGGCGAGGCCGCCGCTGGCCGGATCCGACCCGTCGTCGGTCCGATCTTCCCGCTCGAGGGTGTGGCCGGGGCCCATACGGCTTTCGAGGGCGGTGGCCTGGTGGGTCGGACGCTGATCACGGTGGCCGAGGTCGACGCCATGGACGACCACGGCGAGCTGATCGGCCTGGTGGAGCGGTTCGGCCGGGGGTTCGCCGCTGCGGACGCCGAACTCCTCACCGCGTTGTGGGCAGGCGATGAGGACGACCTCGTCTACGTCGCCGGGGAGCGAACCCGCCCGCTGCGTACCTACGGCGAGATCGAGCGGTACTACCGGGAGGCGCTCGGCCCCGTCGGGAGCGTGGACAGTGCGGAAGTCACCGATCTGTCGGTCGAGGCCGCAGGAGATCGCGGACGCGCCTTCTTCCGGTTCCGCTTCGCGGGACGAGAAGCAGCGAGCGACGAGCGTTTCGAAGTGGACATCCGGATCACGGCCATCGCGCGACGACGCCACAACCGCTGGGCACTCGTCCACTACCACGAGTCCTCGCCCGGCCCCGCCTGAAGAGACAGGCTTGCGGTGTACAGCGCGGGCACACCGGCACCGGACCGGTGCGCGCGCTGCGGAACCCTGTCTCTGCCACGGCGTTCGCGTCAGAGTTGCAGGCCGATGT from Saccharopolyspora sp. SCSIO 74807 encodes:
- a CDS encoding NUDIX domain-containing protein → MTAGIGLVSLDVDGLLGRTAGPSLGAALTAACPKDPATVAAVVRRRLHPAADLTEELLQEVADDLDVPIRQVRDLVCAPRPLRIDPTARALLAGLRDACPNVRMVVCSNLSAADRAHITAVLAELGHLLDGAYFSCDTGLVQGNGPAAFEHIAAGHGIDVAEIVHVGDTLHDDIHAPLLAGARALWAHRDHARLPRIAAADRFRTAADLAGAVTVLRDWIPASQPRPTLAVRAAALIRGHNQRILLVRGPDDEAFSLPGGRCESFGPDSPPAAMVREIHEELAITVRPGNLAWAGWSEAEATSGHNKIHFIFNADIVGATVPIPDPTEIAEIHWATHHEALCLLHSAEADRLHRITCDRTHGWQHHTTRPL
- a CDS encoding DUF397 domain-containing protein; this encodes MIFDNWKKSSRSGTSGGNCLEVGKSFDQRAFRDSKTGEESPILVVNKKQYRAFISAVKRNHS
- a CDS encoding serine hydrolase; this encodes MVAVTAAVVAAIPMIGSSPAAANAAVGGAATRADGSAAKQCALPGADGAASAAPEHEHLDPAAVRQAIDYASTHLRTSVQIFRNNCRVGAGPLDPVTEQAPWNVWSSTKSVVSMLTGIAADRHQLELDDPIGKYLPRGPEWGDAAHRAITIRQLLTETSGLQEAILSEAATTGTDPNVAQEALAQPLTHRPGTHFEYSQRTPDLLAYVVQRAVDTDLQAFAQHALFDPIGIPHSSYFWLRDRSGNSYGYAHLFIPPDQFAKLGLLMQNNGAWNDHQVISPGYMHQVAQPTTTNGCYGQLFWTNAGKPCTGANIPNAQTVDRRAIPSAPRDAYAMVGAFHQNNFVIPSLNMTVTWTGMLGDTAPNLQGIASAQPADLYYNFFRILMRGVKDHHIPDPGPYTPPPLDLDVNPLNYADPRVLLHDLAPNPECNLLVCNDTIPLQGLAQNGQAISRNLLSTLSAGQ
- a CDS encoding amidohydrolase family protein, which produces MTVPPARRASCTSIRPRPLPDGTTSGADRGGRGEPEAVGHRDEVFGGDGDLFGTSALCARGQQFAPGALLIENDTIAAAVEADFDTIEHCTFLGRNSVPDLRDIVAKRMVASGIAASPALPTGWRQMWEKLGPQRAESIAHRLRWLTSNGVPLIFGSDAGVPISQHGDPVSTLELYEHIGFSNADILELATTTSAHHIGLQGITGALRPGHAADILAVHGNPVHDLQALRNPVHVLQAGKEVLL
- a CDS encoding helix-turn-helix transcriptional regulator, translated to MIVGVLLDDGGGVGHVQGFVSDVPDGTSERTPPALNLDAELTLAELPVVHWLAHGLTNKQIAERAFLTEATVKTHLHHIGVLAGARSRAHLIVWAYEKGYFVPGATGSCSDTAELFPHQPDSPTPHESVSLAEWCERLRTARADLDALLTRLGQR
- a CDS encoding zinc-binding dehydrogenase, whose translation is MLVQLARLAGGTVIAAARGTEQLAAATVAGAARVVDAASSDWTVQLGEPVNVVLDGVGDALGRAAFELVASGGRYLSYSGEPGPEPDEARRRGVTPFGTEVVHLGSSGATPRLTERVLGEAAAGRIRPVVGPIFPLEGVAGAHTAFEGGGLVGRTLITVAEVDAMDDHGELIGLVERFGRGFAAADAELLTALWAGDEDDLVYVAGERTRPLRTYGEIERYYREALGPVGSVDSAEVTDLSVEAAGDRGRAFFRFRFAGREAASDERFEVDIRITAIARRRHNRWALVHYHESSPGPA
- a CDS encoding DUF397 domain-containing protein, encoding MNTSDFTQATWRKSSRSGGDGGACVEVATIPAATGVRDSKLG